From a region of the Listeria monocytogenes ATCC 19117 genome:
- the alaS gene encoding alanine--tRNA ligase: MKQLSSAEVRQLFLDFFKEKGHTIEPSAPLVPNNDPTILWINSGVATMKKYFDGSVIPDNPRMANAQKSIRTNDIENVGKTARHHTFFEMLGNFSIGDYFKEGAIVFAWEFLTSPKWIGFDPDKLYVTVYPEDEEAKTLWREKIGLSDDHIVEIEDNFWDIGIGPSGPDSEIFYDRGPAFGDDASDPELYPGGENERYLEIWNLVFSQFNHNPDGTYTPLPKQNIDTGMGLERMVSIIQDAPTNFETDLFMPIIREVEQISGVKYGHSQENDVAFKVIADHIRTVAFAIGDGALPSNEGRGYILRRLLRRAVRYAKVLTINEPFMYKLVPVVGKIMNSFYPEVENQTDFIQKVIRTEEERFHETLNEGLAILETILKTAKETNEQIIKGADIFKLYDTFGFPVELTEEYAEDHGLKVDHAGFEAEMKEQRDRARSARADVKSMQVQGELLANLTEKSAFVGYNSTEQVSEILYLIQDDTLVEEVAAGSEAQVIFKETPFYAESGGQVADKGTIESETGLAYVEDVQKAPNKQNLHRISVKEGVLKTGDTVKLAVDKVKRRETIKNHTATHLLHRALKDTLGEHVNQAGSLVSPDRLRFDFSHFGQITEEELTKMEEIVNEKIWEQINVVIEEMPIAEAKELGAMALFGEKYGDIVRVVQVGKYSIELCGGVHVRNTADIGLFKIVSETGIGAGTRRIEAVTGKEAYRFVTEQENTLKQAASLLKTTTKETPQKVEQLQADLREVKRENESLLSKLASAASADIFESPEEIGGVKVIAKQVNAKDMNQLRQFVDNWKDKKIGGILVLGAVQGDKVNLISAVSEEAIKAGYHAGKLLKEVATRCGGNGGGRPDMAQAGGKNPAELGTALDYVSTWVKEQQA; encoded by the coding sequence ATGAAACAATTATCAAGCGCTGAAGTAAGACAGTTATTTTTAGATTTCTTTAAAGAAAAAGGGCATACTATCGAACCTAGTGCACCACTTGTACCAAATAATGATCCAACAATTCTTTGGATTAACAGTGGTGTAGCAACCATGAAAAAATACTTTGATGGTTCCGTTATTCCAGATAATCCAAGAATGGCGAACGCTCAAAAATCAATCCGTACAAATGACATTGAAAACGTTGGTAAAACAGCGCGTCATCATACATTCTTTGAAATGCTAGGAAACTTTTCTATCGGTGATTATTTTAAAGAAGGGGCGATTGTTTTTGCTTGGGAATTCCTAACGAGCCCTAAATGGATTGGTTTTGATCCAGATAAATTGTATGTGACTGTGTATCCAGAAGATGAAGAAGCGAAAACGTTATGGCGCGAAAAAATTGGTTTAAGTGATGATCATATCGTCGAAATTGAAGATAATTTCTGGGATATCGGTATTGGACCAAGTGGCCCAGACAGCGAAATTTTCTATGACCGTGGACCTGCTTTCGGTGACGATGCAAGTGATCCAGAATTATATCCAGGCGGAGAAAATGAGCGTTATTTAGAAATTTGGAACTTAGTATTTTCTCAGTTCAACCACAATCCAGATGGAACTTACACTCCGCTACCAAAACAAAACATTGATACAGGGATGGGACTTGAACGAATGGTTTCCATCATCCAAGACGCACCAACTAACTTTGAAACAGATTTATTCATGCCTATTATTCGTGAAGTTGAACAAATCTCTGGCGTGAAATATGGCCATTCTCAAGAAAATGATGTGGCATTTAAAGTGATTGCTGACCATATTCGTACTGTAGCATTTGCAATCGGTGACGGCGCTTTACCATCCAACGAAGGACGCGGATATATTTTACGTCGTTTACTTCGCCGTGCTGTTCGTTATGCAAAAGTCCTAACAATCAACGAACCATTCATGTACAAATTAGTACCAGTAGTTGGGAAAATTATGAATAGTTTCTATCCAGAAGTAGAAAACCAAACAGACTTTATCCAAAAAGTCATTCGTACAGAAGAAGAACGTTTCCACGAAACATTAAACGAAGGTCTAGCAATTTTGGAAACAATCCTAAAAACTGCGAAAGAAACAAATGAACAAATTATCAAAGGCGCAGACATTTTTAAATTATATGATACATTCGGTTTCCCTGTAGAATTAACAGAAGAATATGCAGAAGACCATGGCTTAAAAGTGGATCACGCTGGCTTCGAAGCAGAAATGAAAGAACAACGGGACCGTGCTCGCTCGGCTCGTGCTGATGTAAAATCGATGCAAGTGCAAGGCGAACTACTTGCTAATTTAACCGAAAAAAGTGCATTTGTTGGCTATAATTCAACAGAGCAGGTTTCAGAAATCTTGTATTTAATCCAAGATGACACGCTTGTGGAGGAAGTTGCAGCTGGAAGTGAAGCACAAGTCATCTTCAAAGAAACACCATTTTATGCAGAAAGCGGCGGACAAGTTGCTGACAAAGGAACCATCGAGAGCGAAACTGGTCTTGCTTATGTAGAAGATGTACAAAAAGCGCCAAACAAACAAAATTTACACCGTATTTCTGTCAAAGAAGGCGTATTAAAAACAGGCGACACAGTGAAACTTGCTGTTGATAAAGTAAAACGTCGCGAAACAATCAAAAATCATACAGCGACACACCTTTTACACCGCGCACTCAAAGACACATTAGGCGAGCATGTTAACCAAGCTGGATCTCTTGTTTCACCGGATCGTTTACGTTTTGACTTCTCTCATTTTGGTCAAATTACAGAAGAAGAATTAACGAAAATGGAAGAAATCGTGAATGAAAAAATCTGGGAACAAATCAATGTTGTGATTGAAGAAATGCCAATAGCAGAAGCAAAAGAACTTGGCGCTATGGCACTATTTGGCGAAAAATACGGCGATATCGTACGAGTTGTACAAGTAGGCAAATACAGCATTGAACTATGTGGCGGTGTCCATGTGCGTAATACAGCTGATATTGGTCTATTCAAAATCGTATCCGAAACAGGTATCGGAGCGGGAACTAGACGTATCGAAGCTGTTACTGGCAAAGAAGCCTATCGCTTTGTAACAGAACAAGAAAACACATTAAAACAGGCAGCGAGTCTACTAAAAACAACAACCAAAGAAACACCGCAAAAAGTAGAACAATTACAAGCTGACTTACGTGAAGTGAAACGCGAGAATGAATCACTATTAAGTAAATTAGCGAGTGCAGCAAGCGCGGATATTTTTGAATCACCAGAAGAAATCGGCGGCGTAAAAGTGATTGCAAAACAAGTAAATGCAAAAGATATGAACCAATTACGTCAATTCGTGGATAACTGGAAAGATAAAAAAATTGGAGGCATTCTTGTTTTAGGCGCTGTTCAAGGCGATAAAGTAAACTTAATCTCCGCAGTCTCTGAAGAAGCAATCAAAGCAGGTTACCATGCAGGTAAATTATTAAAAGAAGTGGCAACACGTTGCGGCGGTAATGGTGGTGGACGTCCTGATATGGCACAAGCTGGCGGTAAAAATCCAGCAGAACTAGGAACAGCCCTTGATTACGTTTCTACTTGGGTAAAAGAACAACAAGCATAA
- the reoM gene encoding IreB family regulatory phosphoprotein ReoM yields MDSKDQTMFYNFGDDSIEEDVKKLMKQVYVALEEKGYNPVNQIVGYLLSGDPAYIPRHKDARSMIRRLERDEIIEELVKAYLKNNEIGEK; encoded by the coding sequence ATGGATTCAAAAGATCAAACAATGTTTTACAACTTCGGCGATGATTCAATTGAAGAAGATGTAAAAAAATTAATGAAACAAGTCTACGTTGCTCTTGAAGAAAAAGGCTATAATCCCGTAAATCAAATCGTTGGCTATTTACTTTCAGGCGATCCAGCTTATATTCCTCGTCACAAGGATGCTAGAAGTATGATACGTCGTTTAGAACGAGATGAAATTATCGAGGAACTTGTCAAAGCGTATCTGAAAAATAACGAAATTGGTGAGAAATGA
- the ruvX gene encoding Holliday junction resolvase RuvX has product MRIMGLDVGSKTVGVAISDPLGWTAQGVETIQIDENRKQFGYDRVKELVLEYEVEKVVVGLPKNMNNTIGPRAESSKIYAEVLESRIGLPVVLWDERLTTSAAERTLIEADVSRKKRKEVIDKLAAVMILQSYLDTTN; this is encoded by the coding sequence ATGAGAATAATGGGTTTAGATGTCGGCTCGAAAACAGTCGGCGTAGCGATAAGTGATCCACTTGGTTGGACCGCACAAGGTGTGGAAACCATTCAGATTGACGAGAATAGAAAGCAATTCGGCTATGACCGCGTAAAAGAGCTCGTGCTTGAATACGAAGTGGAAAAAGTCGTAGTTGGACTACCTAAGAATATGAATAACACTATTGGACCTCGTGCTGAAAGTTCCAAAATATATGCTGAAGTACTTGAGTCAAGAATTGGACTCCCTGTTGTACTTTGGGATGAACGTTTGACCACTTCTGCCGCTGAAAGAACTTTGATTGAAGCAGACGTTTCGCGTAAAAAACGAAAAGAAGTGATTGATAAGTTAGCTGCAGTAATGATTTTACAGTCCTATCTGGACACTACTAATTAA
- the pieS gene encoding two component system sensor histidine kinase PieS, whose amino-acid sequence MKRMKFKYAYQLFFTQFIILLIACIMIGVLVSHSLKDYFYQSQVDDLTSYGQTISRDIRYSPQDATMQVLNTYQRILDVKKIHYTIKNANDETIYPTQMNQPLPKDFSISSDDKKKLESGETVSKKIDNRFNKEMTIVYVPIMNGDKFVGSIVLNSPISGTEQVIGTINRYMFYTILLSITVALILSAILSKLQVNRINKLRAATKDVIQGNYKARLKENNFDEIGALAIDFNKMTQTLETSQEEIERQEKRRRQFIADVSHEMRTPLTTISGLTEGLVNDIIPKSETDRCIALIDTEARRLTKLVNENLDYEKIRSNKIKLQKTRFNGKEFLELIKEQLDYVSSEKGNTITVSIDKDMAIYADYDRLTQVFINIVKNSVQFTENGQITLTGTQDYKESVLTITDTGIGMNTEELEQIWERFYKADMSRTNTAFGESGIGLSIVKQLIEYHDGSITVTSEPNKGTSFTIRLPFFQDNEQ is encoded by the coding sequence ATGAAGCGAATGAAATTTAAATATGCTTACCAATTATTTTTCACACAATTTATCATTTTGCTTATTGCTTGTATCATGATTGGGGTGCTTGTCTCTCACTCCTTAAAAGATTATTTTTACCAAAGCCAAGTAGATGACTTAACAAGTTATGGGCAAACGATTTCTAGGGATATTCGCTATTCGCCACAAGATGCAACGATGCAAGTTTTGAATACGTATCAGCGAATTTTAGATGTGAAAAAAATTCATTATACAATCAAAAACGCCAACGATGAAACCATTTATCCAACACAGATGAATCAGCCGTTACCAAAGGATTTCTCTATTTCTTCGGATGATAAGAAAAAGCTTGAAAGTGGCGAAACAGTTAGTAAGAAAATAGATAATCGCTTTAATAAAGAAATGACAATTGTGTACGTCCCAATAATGAATGGCGACAAATTTGTCGGTTCTATCGTGCTCAATTCACCTATTAGCGGTACGGAGCAAGTAATTGGTACGATTAACCGCTATATGTTCTACACTATTTTACTTTCTATAACGGTAGCACTTATTCTTAGCGCAATCTTGTCCAAACTACAAGTAAATCGAATCAACAAACTACGAGCAGCGACAAAAGACGTTATTCAAGGCAATTACAAAGCTCGATTGAAGGAAAATAATTTTGATGAAATTGGTGCACTTGCCATTGATTTCAATAAAATGACACAAACCCTTGAAACATCTCAAGAAGAAATAGAACGACAAGAGAAGCGGAGACGCCAGTTTATTGCTGATGTTTCTCATGAAATGCGTACCCCGCTCACAACGATTAGTGGCCTCACGGAAGGTTTAGTAAATGATATTATTCCAAAAAGTGAAACAGATCGTTGCATAGCACTCATTGATACAGAAGCTAGACGTTTAACGAAACTAGTCAATGAAAATTTAGATTATGAAAAAATCCGCAGTAACAAAATTAAACTTCAAAAAACACGTTTTAATGGTAAGGAATTCCTTGAGTTAATCAAAGAACAACTTGATTATGTATCAAGCGAAAAAGGTAACACTATTACTGTTTCTATCGATAAAGACATGGCGATTTACGCAGATTACGATCGTTTAACACAAGTATTTATCAATATCGTCAAAAATAGTGTCCAATTTACTGAAAATGGTCAGATTACTCTAACTGGCACACAAGATTATAAAGAATCTGTTTTAACGATAACAGATACTGGGATTGGTATGAATACAGAGGAATTAGAACAAATTTGGGAAAGGTTTTATAAAGCAGATATGTCTCGAACAAATACCGCTTTTGGCGAATCTGGTATTGGCTTATCCATTGTGAAGCAGTTAATTGAATATCACGATGGATCAATTACAGTGACTAGTGAACCAAATAAAGGTACTTCATTTACTATTCGCCTTCCTTTTTTCCAAGATAACGAACAATAA
- the pieR gene encoding two component system response regulator PieR, with translation MKLLMIEDNVSVCEMIEMFFMKEEIDATFVHDGKQGYEAFFKDEYDIAIIDLMLPNMDGMTICRKIREVSDVPIIILTAKESESDQVLGLEMGADDYVTKPFSPLTLMARIKAVTRRKNSATSTENNEDILETTYFKISKRTREIFYQGELLDALTPKEFDLLYFLMQHPRQVFSREQLLEQVWGYQFYGDERTVDVHIKRLRQKIATETKPFLHTVWGVGYKFDETE, from the coding sequence ATGAAATTACTTATGATAGAAGATAATGTAAGTGTTTGTGAAATGATAGAAATGTTCTTTATGAAAGAAGAAATTGATGCTACGTTTGTTCATGACGGCAAGCAGGGTTATGAAGCGTTTTTTAAAGATGAATATGATATTGCAATTATTGACCTAATGCTTCCTAATATGGACGGTATGACCATTTGCCGTAAAATTCGTGAAGTAAGCGATGTACCAATTATTATTTTAACGGCTAAAGAATCAGAATCCGATCAAGTGCTTGGCCTTGAAATGGGTGCGGATGATTATGTAACTAAACCATTTAGCCCACTTACTTTAATGGCGCGAATTAAAGCTGTTACACGCCGCAAAAATAGTGCCACTTCTACAGAAAATAATGAAGATATCCTAGAAACAACTTATTTCAAAATTAGTAAACGGACACGAGAAATTTTTTATCAAGGTGAGCTACTTGACGCACTTACGCCAAAAGAATTCGATTTACTCTATTTTTTGATGCAACATCCACGACAAGTGTTTTCAAGAGAACAATTGCTGGAACAAGTTTGGGGTTATCAGTTCTATGGAGATGAGCGCACAGTGGACGTTCACATCAAACGTTTACGCCAAAAAATCGCCACCGAAACAAAGCCATTTTTGCACACCGTCTGGGGTGTTGGCTACAAATTTGATGAAACGGAATGA
- a CDS encoding ABC transporter permease gives MNFFKRAWLSMKARKGRSVLQLIIFTVVCVLILSGFTIQSAADKASELAREQLGGTVTLTVDREKQMQTMRDEASSSDSSSTESKPQFQSSPIDVSDANDLAKLNHVASYNYYSSTQALASGFDPIESSGDTSSSSDESSTTTETQGPGGGQGGPQMVDADLSISGLLDSATSTDFEAGTSELTSGVAITSADKDKNVAMVEENLAEENDWKVGDSFTVTSSDGNTKVTLKIVGIYKTTDSGSDLAQNFSFLNPYNKVYVPYTVANTIKGSDYKNTVDSAVYTMDDAANISAFEKEAKKVDSIDWDTFKLDANDTLYQQMIGPINSVASFSKNVVYIVSIAGALILGLLVMMQVRDRKYEMGVLLAIGEKRGKLIAQFFVEILIVALVSFGLAAASSHYVAQLAGNQLLAQQNSSTTETTSSTENRGPGGGQGGPGGFGESVSNLTKNTEQIKELDIQVTLEDMLKMGGIGIGIAFISVLLPAALVLRMNPKTILTKQE, from the coding sequence ATGAATTTTTTTAAGAGAGCATGGCTCAGCATGAAAGCGAGAAAAGGAAGATCTGTTTTACAACTAATTATATTCACAGTCGTCTGTGTACTTATTTTATCAGGTTTTACTATTCAATCGGCTGCAGATAAAGCGAGTGAGTTGGCGCGAGAACAGCTTGGTGGTACAGTGACGCTAACTGTTGATCGAGAAAAACAAATGCAGACAATGCGAGACGAGGCTTCAAGCAGTGATAGTAGCTCAACTGAATCCAAGCCGCAATTTCAAAGTAGTCCGATAGACGTTAGTGATGCTAATGATTTGGCAAAGTTAAATCATGTAGCAAGTTACAATTATTATTCCAGTACACAAGCTTTAGCATCCGGATTTGATCCAATCGAGTCTTCCGGTGATACATCATCTTCGAGTGATGAATCATCCACTACAACCGAAACACAAGGACCAGGAGGCGGCCAAGGTGGACCGCAAATGGTAGATGCCGATTTAAGCATTAGCGGCTTACTTGATTCTGCAACTAGCACTGATTTTGAAGCAGGAACTAGTGAGTTAACAAGTGGTGTGGCAATTACTTCCGCTGATAAAGATAAAAATGTAGCTATGGTAGAAGAAAATTTAGCAGAAGAAAATGATTGGAAAGTTGGCGATTCTTTTACTGTCACATCCAGTGATGGCAATACCAAAGTAACATTAAAGATTGTGGGTATTTATAAAACAACAGATTCTGGAAGTGATTTGGCACAAAACTTCTCTTTCCTAAATCCTTATAATAAAGTATATGTTCCTTATACAGTAGCTAATACAATTAAGGGTTCCGATTATAAAAATACAGTAGACTCAGCTGTTTATACGATGGATGATGCGGCTAATATTTCTGCTTTTGAAAAAGAAGCAAAAAAAGTTGATAGCATTGATTGGGATACATTTAAATTAGATGCCAATGATACGCTTTATCAACAAATGATTGGCCCGATTAATAGTGTCGCATCTTTCTCTAAAAATGTTGTCTACATTGTCAGCATTGCAGGCGCGCTCATCTTAGGTCTACTTGTTATGATGCAAGTGCGCGACCGCAAATATGAAATGGGTGTACTTTTGGCAATTGGTGAAAAACGTGGCAAATTGATTGCGCAATTCTTTGTGGAAATTTTAATTGTAGCTCTGGTTTCCTTTGGCCTAGCCGCTGCAAGTAGTCACTATGTAGCACAATTAGCGGGAAATCAATTATTGGCGCAACAAAATTCATCTACTACTGAAACAACAAGTTCGACAGAAAACCGTGGTCCAGGTGGTGGACAAGGAGGTCCAGGTGGATTCGGTGAGAGCGTGAGCAACTTGACGAAAAACACCGAACAAATCAAAGAATTAGACATTCAAGTAACATTAGAAGATATGCTGAAAATGGGCGGAATTGGTATCGGAATTGCCTTTATCTCAGTCCTTTTACCAGCTGCACTCGTTCTTCGTATGAATCCAAAAACAATTCTAACTAAACAGGAGTAG
- a CDS encoding DedA family protein: MLHTLIQSLQDFTMWLVDSLGHWGIFLGMLIESVCIPLPSEVIMLFGGFMAEAGKLNFWLVVFAGIAGNLVGSLIAYYIGKFGGRALVLKFGKYIFLNVKHLDKAELWFGRYGARAVFFGRVLPVIRTFISLPAGIAKMNVWKFVIYTILGCIPWNIFLTWLGYSLGSNWSVVEKYTRPISYLMLALVIAIVVYLAYKVWNKRARNAK, encoded by the coding sequence ATGTTACATACATTAATACAAAGTTTGCAAGATTTCACGATGTGGTTAGTAGACTCGCTTGGGCACTGGGGTATTTTCCTCGGAATGCTGATTGAAAGTGTTTGTATACCGCTACCAAGTGAAGTTATTATGCTATTCGGTGGATTTATGGCGGAAGCCGGGAAACTTAACTTCTGGCTCGTTGTATTTGCTGGTATTGCTGGTAACTTAGTCGGTTCACTGATTGCTTACTACATCGGTAAATTCGGTGGTAGAGCTTTAGTATTGAAATTCGGAAAGTATATATTCTTAAATGTGAAGCACTTGGATAAAGCGGAATTATGGTTTGGTCGTTACGGAGCAAGAGCTGTATTTTTCGGCCGAGTTTTGCCAGTCATCCGAACATTTATCTCTTTACCGGCAGGAATTGCCAAAATGAATGTCTGGAAATTTGTTATATATACGATTTTAGGCTGCATTCCGTGGAATATTTTTCTGACATGGCTTGGTTATTCATTAGGTTCCAATTGGAGCGTTGTGGAAAAATATACGCGACCAATTAGCTATTTAATGTTAGCTTTGGTTATTGCCATCGTTGTCTACCTTGCTTACAAAGTATGGAATAAACGCGCTAGAAATGCAAAATAA
- a CDS encoding ABC transporter ATP-binding protein: protein MTKVLTFENISYWYKTKEESILSDINYDFEAGVFYTVVGSSGSGKTTFLSLAGGLDTQKEGDIFYKGSSLKSIGLQQFRNKYVSIVFQSYNLLTYMTALQNVTTAMEITHVNQPDKKAFALSMLEKVGITEDMARQKVLTLSGGQQQRVSIARALCCETELIVADEPTGNLDERTSKEVVTLFQDLAHKEGKCVIMVTHDPEIAKVSDVKLTLKNGSFVEKKQSTNSLINS from the coding sequence ATGACCAAAGTATTAACGTTTGAAAATATTTCTTATTGGTATAAAACGAAAGAAGAATCTATTTTAAGTGACATCAATTATGATTTTGAAGCGGGTGTTTTTTATACAGTAGTCGGCAGTTCTGGCTCAGGAAAAACAACTTTCTTATCTCTTGCAGGAGGTCTTGATACGCAAAAAGAAGGAGATATTTTCTATAAAGGTAGCTCACTCAAAAGTATTGGCTTGCAACAGTTTAGAAATAAATATGTATCAATTGTTTTCCAAAGTTATAATCTGTTGACCTATATGACCGCACTACAAAATGTCACAACTGCAATGGAAATTACCCATGTCAATCAACCAGATAAAAAAGCCTTTGCTCTAAGTATGCTGGAAAAAGTAGGTATCACAGAAGACATGGCACGCCAAAAAGTATTGACGTTAAGCGGTGGACAACAACAACGGGTTTCGATAGCGCGGGCTCTCTGCTGTGAAACGGAATTAATTGTAGCGGATGAACCAACCGGAAATTTGGATGAACGTACTAGTAAAGAAGTAGTTACTTTATTCCAAGATTTAGCGCATAAAGAAGGTAAATGCGTTATCATGGTAACGCATGACCCCGAGATCGCAAAAGTATCCGATGTGAAACTAACGCTTAAAAACGGAAGCTTTGTTGAAAAGAAACAATCAACGAATAGTCTAATAAACAGTTGA
- a CDS encoding DUF1292 domain-containing protein yields the protein MAEEHNHNHEEENIIWITNEEGKEEAYEILFDFDSEDFDKSYVLYFPAGKGEDEEIEILASSYIQDEEGKQGQLKPVETDEEWDMIEEILATFLADEDEE from the coding sequence ATGGCAGAAGAACATAACCATAATCATGAAGAAGAAAATATTATTTGGATCACAAACGAAGAAGGAAAAGAAGAAGCTTACGAAATTCTTTTTGATTTTGATTCCGAAGACTTTGACAAATCTTATGTTTTATATTTCCCGGCTGGCAAAGGGGAAGACGAAGAAATCGAAATCCTTGCATCTAGCTATATCCAAGATGAAGAAGGCAAACAAGGTCAACTTAAACCAGTTGAAACAGATGAAGAATGGGATATGATTGAAGAAATCCTTGCAACATTCTTAGCTGACGAAGACGAAGAATAA